Proteins from a single region of Euleptes europaea isolate rEulEur1 chromosome 21, rEulEur1.hap1, whole genome shotgun sequence:
- the PMS2 gene encoding mismatch repair endonuclease PMS2 — protein sequence MEAGETSGAQSAKAIKPIDHKSVHRICSGQVVLNLSTAVKELVENSLDAGATSVEVKLKEYGTELIEVSDNGCGVGEENFAGLTLKHYTSKIQDFSDLIHVETFGFRGEALSSLCALSDVSILTCHKSAKVGTRLVFDHGGKITSRAPCPRQQGTSVSVQQLFYPLPVRHKEFQRNIKKEYAKMVQVLQAYCIISTGVRISCTNQVGQGKKQLVVGTGGSSSLKENIGAIFGQKQLQSLIPFVQLPASEAICEEYGLTSDMPANLYTITGFVSRCDHGVGRSTTDRQFFFINQRPCDPTKVSKVVNEVYHMYNRHQYPFIVLNICAESGSIDINVTPDKRQILLQEEKLLLAVLKTSLMGMFGSSVNKLVINQKLPDAEGNFKPALQEETEVPGLETRSSSSPNPKCAMTVAKLRESFSLRQETDARVQSFENDKQQHRFPEPRKLLTFFRVSGSPNKETSSGKKSTGGSETNSSKSLLSQRNVKKFTEEMDSGCGSSSVESDVGLSTLELSSCFSGESAVSSPNEESHVSKEEIPREDLETRGQTQRSKCDGDQSKEHKLAQEVDCSSPDAKRQKIAPSLSPIGSLLEGTDAQNGAVLSQYDVPLEVEKKTVTLEFSMSSLTDRVKKLILRQQEKAAALNYRKFRAKISPGENKSAEDELRKEISKEMFEKMDIVGQFNLGFIIAKLNSDLFIIDQHASDEKYNFEMLQQHTVLQGQKLIAPQNLNLTAFNESVLVENLEIFRKNGFDFVIDEGAPVSQRVKLVSLPTSKNWTFGPQDIEELIFMLSDCPGVMCRPSRVRQMFASRACRKSVMIGTALNVKEMKKLVTHMGEIEHPWNCPHGRPTIRHIANLDLVSQE from the exons ATGGAGGCGGGAGAGACTTCTGG TGCTCAGTCTGCTAAAGCGATCAAGCCAATAGACCATAAATCGGTCCACCGGATCTGTTCAGGGCAGGTGGTGCTGAATTTGAGTACTGCGGTGAAAGAGCTGGTGGAAAACAGCCTAGATGCTGGTGCTACCAGCGTTG AAGTGAAGCTTAAAGAATACGGGACAGAACTTATTGAAGTTTCTGATAATGGCTGCGGCGTGGGAGAAGAAAACTTTGCAGGCTTGA CTCTAAAGCATTATACTTCCAAGATACAAGACTTCTCTGATCTTATACATGTTGAAACATTTGGTTTTCGAGGTGAAGCTCTCAGCTCTCTGTGTGCATTAAG CGACGTTTCTATTTTGACTTGTCACAAGTCTGCAAAGGTCGGGACGCGTCTTGTGTTCGATCACGGTGGGAAGATCACCTCGAGGGCCCCTTGCCCTCGACAGCAGGGGACGAGCGTCAGCGTGCAGCAGTTGTTTTACCCCCTGCCGGTGCGGCATAAGGAATTTCAGCGCAACATAAAAAAG gAGTATGCAAAAATGGTTCAGGTGTTGCAAGCGTATTGTATCATTTCGACGGGTGTTCGAATCAGCTGCACGAATCAGGTTGGCCAAGGCAAGAAACAGCTTGTGGTGGGCACCGGCGGGAGTTCGTCCTTAAAGGAAAACATTGGGGCGATATTTGGTCAAAAACAG CTGCAAAGCTTGATTCCTTTTGTTCAGCTGCCTGCTAGTGAAGCCATCTGTGAAGAGTACGGCTTGACTTCTGATATGCCAGCCAATCTCTATAC TATAACAGGCTTCGTTTCCCGTTGTGATCACGGCGTCGGGAGGAGTACGACAGACCGACAGTTCTTCTTTATTAACCAGAGGCCATGTGACCCAACAAAA GTTTCCAAAGTTGTGAATGAAGTGTACCACATGTATAATAGACACCAGTATCCCTTTATTGTTCTTAATATATGTGCAGAGTCTG GAAGCATCGACATCAACGTGACGCCCGACAAAAGGCAAATATTGCTTCAGGAAGAGAAACTTCTGTTGGCAGTTCTGAAAACTTCTTTGATGGGGATGTTTGGTAGCAGTGTGAACAAGCTTGTCATCAATCAGAAGCTGCCGGATGCCGAAG gaAACTTTAAGCCGGCCCTTCAAGAGGAGACAGAAGTGCCTGGCTTGGAAACGCGCAGTTCCTCGTCTCCAAATCCAAAATGTGCAATGACTGTAGCCAAGCTTAGAGAGTCTTTTTCTCTCCGTCAGGAGACAGACGCCAGAGTTCAGAGTTTTGAAAATGACAAGCAGCAGCACAGATTCCCCGAGCCGAGAAAGCTACTGACTTTTTTCAGAGTTTCGGGATCCCCGAATAAGGAGACCAGCTCTGGGAAGAAATCTACAGGAGGCTCTGAAACCAATTCGAGCAAGTCCCTGCTTTCCCAGAGAAATGTCAAGAAATTCACAGAAGAGATGGATTCCGGATGCGGCAGCAGCTCTGTGGAATCCGATGTGGGTTTGAGCACCCTTGAGCTCAGTAGCTGTTTCAGTGGTGAAAGTGCAGTCAGTTCCCCTAATGAAGAATCCCATGTTTCCAAAGAAGAAATTCCAAGGGAAGATCTTGAAACTAGAGGACAAACACAGAGGTCAAAATGTGACGGGGACCAAAGCAAAGAGCATAAATTAGCCCAGGAGGTCGACTGTTCTTCCCCAGATGCGAAACGACAGAAGATCGCTCCATCTCTGTCACCGATAGGAAGTTTGTTAGAGGGGACGGATGCTCAGAACGGTGCCGTTTTGTCACAGTACGACGTCCCTTTGGAAGTTGAAAAGAAAACCGTGACGCTGGAGTTCTCTATGAGTTCGTTGACGGACAGGGTGAAGAAGCTAATCCTGCGGCAACAGGAGAAGGCGGCAGCGCTGAATTACAGAAAATTCAGGGCAAAAATTAGCCCTGGAGAAAACAAATCCGCAGAGGATGAATTGAGAAAAGAAATAAG TAAAGAGATGTTTGAGAAAATGGACATCGTCGGCCAGTTCAATTTAGGATTTATAATAGCTAAATTGAACTCTGACCTCTTCATCATTGACCAGCATGCTTCAGACGAGAAGTACAACTTTGAGATGTTGCAGCAGCATACCGTTCTACAAGGGCAGAAACTAATTGC ACCTCAGAACCTGAATTTAACTGCTTTCAATGAAAGTGTGTTGgtggaaaacctggagattttcagaaaaaatggatttgATTTTGTCATTGATGAAGGAG CACCTGTAAGCCAAAGAGTAAAGCTCGTTTCGTTACCAACAAGCAAAAACTGGACTTTTGGCCCACAAGATATAGAGGAGCTGATCTTCATGTTGAGCGATTGCCCCGGTGTGATGTGTAGGCCTTCCCGAGTGAGGCAGATGTTTGCTTCTCGAGCGTGTAGAAAGTCG GTCATGATTGGAACAGCACTGAATGTAAAGGAGATGAAGAAACTGGTCACCCACATGGGTGAGATTGAGCATCCTTGGAACTGTCCGCATGGAAGGCCAACCATAAGGCACATAGCCAACCTAGATCTGGTTTCTCAAGAATAG